TAGCCTGGAGCTTAAAAATATTTTTGGAATTAACATAATTAAAATCTTTGAAAATTTAGATCCAAAGATAATGGATACAATTAGCAATGACTTTGAAGAAGAAAAAAGCATCGGTAAAGAAATAACTTTTGAAAAAATATGATAAAACAAACATTATTGAAATTCGTAAGCACTTACAAAATATTAGTTTAAATATTGCAAACCGCTTAAAAAGCAAACTCCTTATTAGTAATGTAATTGTCTTAGTAGTTCGTTTAAGAGATTCAAATAAATGAAAAAGTAAACAAATGAAATTAGATTTTTATGTTGATAGTGATGATAAAATTTTCCAAATAGCTTGAAATTTATATACTGAAAATTTTGAAGGGACAAAAATTATAGGAATTGGAATTAGAGCTACTGGGCTTATCAGTGTTTTTGATTTAGAAGAAAACCTTAATTTATTTGACAAAAATAGCACGCTTAAAAAAACAAACCAATCAAGTAATGTTTCATCTTTGATAAACCAAATTAATCGTAAATTAGGTAATAAAAAATTAATGACTGCAAAAGAATTACAACTTCAAAATGATAGTGATAGTGAAAATAATAAATTCTCGCATAGCGGAAGAATTTTTAGAAAGTAGGAAATATGAAAATAGGACTTTTTGGTGGAAGTTTTAACCCGATTCATAAAGGGCACATTAAAATAGCTCGTTATGCAATGAAAAAGCTAGAATTAGACAAAATGATTTTTATTCCAACATCAATTTCACCTTTTAAACAAAAAGGTAAATCAGTTTCGGGTCAAGACAAAATTAACATGATTAATTTAGTGCTAGAACCAGGGATGGAAGTAAGTGATTTTGAAGTTAAAAAAGGTGGAGTAAGCTATACTTTTGAAACCATTAGATACTTTAAAAATCTTTATAAAGATGATCAACTTTACTTTTTAATTGGTAGTGATAATTTACCTAAATTACACAAATGAGAGCATATTGATGAAATTGTTGATACTGTAAATATGGTGGTATTTAAAAGAAGCAAGAAGTTTAACAAACTCAATGCTAAAAAATACAAATTGCAAATTTTAGATAATCCAATTTTTGAATATTCTTCAACTCAGTACAAAAAAGGATACTTAAATATGGTTGAAGATAGGGTGCAAACATACATTCAATCTAAAGGTCTTTACGTTGAAGAAATTATTCATAATTCTCTTTCGGCTTTAAGAGCAAAGCACAGCTTATATTGTGCTGATTTTGCTGCTAATTTAGCTAAAACAATCAATTTAAGTGCTAAAGACGCTTACCTTGCTGGGATTATGCATGATGTTGCTAAAGAATGAAGTGAAGAAGCTTCAAGAGATTTTATTAATGCTTACGCTCCTGAATATAATGGAATTGCTTCTCATAAGCTTCATCAAATTTGCGGGTATTTGTGAGCTAAAGAATATTATTTACTAGAAAATGAAGCTATTTTACACGCTATTAAAGTGCATACTACAATGGATGATGGGACTGAAAATGAACTTTCTAATTTAGATAAAGTGCTTTTTATTGCAGATAAAATTTGTCATGGAAGAAAAGCTCCTGGAATTCAAAAAATTAGAGAACTTGTGTTTAAAGATTTTGAAGCTGGCTTTAAAGAAGTAGTAAAATTAACTTATGATTTTAACATCCAAAAAGGTGTAGTGTTTGATAAGCGAGCTAAACAAATTTATGATAAATACTTAAAAATAGAGGAAAAATAATGGGATTTGTAGAACAAGAAAGATTGCAAAAGATTCTTTCACAAGCAGGGATTGCTTCAAGAAGAGAATCTGAAGAATTAATTAAAAAAGGAAGAGTTGTTGTTAATGGAAAAGTTGCAAAACTTGGGGATAAAGCAAGTTTTAAAGATGAAATTTTAGTTAATGGAAAACCAATTCAAGAAGAAGAAA
This genomic window from Mycoplasmopsis gallinacea contains:
- a CDS encoding DinB/UmuC family translesion DNA polymerase translates to MKKYDKTNIIEIRKHLQNISLNIANRLKSKLLISNVIVLVVRLRDSNKWKSKQMKLDFYVDSDDKIFQIAWNLYTENFEGTKIIGIGIRATGLISVFDLEENLNLFDKNSTLKKTNQSSNVSSLINQINRKLGNKKLMTAKELQLQNDSDSENNKFSHSGRIFRK
- a CDS encoding nicotinate-nucleotide adenylyltransferase, with amino-acid sequence MKIGLFGGSFNPIHKGHIKIARYAMKKLELDKMIFIPTSISPFKQKGKSVSGQDKINMINLVLEPGMEVSDFEVKKGGVSYTFETIRYFKNLYKDDQLYFLIGSDNLPKLHKWEHIDEIVDTVNMVVFKRSKKFNKLNAKKYKLQILDNPIFEYSSTQYKKGYLNMVEDRVQTYIQSKGLYVEEIIHNSLSALRAKHSLYCADFAANLAKTINLSAKDAYLAGIMHDVAKEWSEEASRDFINAYAPEYNGIASHKLHQICGYLWAKEYYLLENEAILHAIKVHTTMDDGTENELSNLDKVLFIADKICHGRKAPGIQKIRELVFKDFEAGFKEVVKLTYDFNIQKGVVFDKRAKQIYDKYLKIEEK